In Aricia agestis chromosome 13, ilAriAges1.1, whole genome shotgun sequence, the genomic window tttgagtctcaaaaccgtttcgtggtacccTGTATCTTGATTCTTTTTCAGCAGCAACTCAGCGGTAATGCTGTCGTTTTTATTTCAGCGGCATACTAGAGAAGGGGCTCCGCCGTCGATGCTGCTATAGCGACGCTGTTCTGCGAGGGCGTAGGATGCGCCCAGTGCATGGGCCTCGGGGGCGGCTTCCTGGCCACCGTGTACGATGCCTCTACACGGCAAGTTCGGGTGCTCAACGCGCGCGAGCGGGCGCCCGCAGCCGCGTACGCAGAAATGTACCAGAACGCCTCGTCTACCGTTGGAGGGCTGGCGGTGGCGGTGCCGGGCGAGCTGCGAGGCTACGGCGCATTACACGAGTAAGAGAGTTTCCGTATTAAGGActgaaaaaataaactatataaaTACACTCTATTTTGCATTACAGCAATTGGCTGgttattaattacttttaaatctCGCAACACGGCAGGGTTTCTTATTTCCCTGTCAATTTATCTATTTTAACTTTTACGTATGCGGTATGGGCAATCTCATAACGCTGGGGCACTTGCCCGCCcccaatcacaaaaaaaattgtactgaTAGACTTgaagagtttatttgtttaaacGCGCAATCTCACAAACCAATGGAGCGattttatttggcacatatttaTTAGATTATTAGACTACGTGATAGGACATTACATAGTACGTTCGTACGTacgtcgtttgcccccttattttatataaaaatacaataataataaaaataaaaatacgctAGTGCTTTGTTATACAGGTGACAACCATGTCCACAGGAAGTTCGGGAACCTGGAGTGGCGGGAACTAGTGAAGCCCACGGCGGAGCTCTGCCGGAAGGGCCACCGCGTCAGCGAATACCAGGGCCGCGTCCTCGACTCGTACAGCAACGTCATCCACGAGCAGCCTTCAATGAGGTACGTAACTTAAATTCGAGAGATCAGAGTGAAAGCAGTAGTGGCGTTAGGGGAGTTTTAAGTCCGGATTGACAATGACTGCGACATTTCCGAAGtgataagtattaagtactgtatattatgtgtttaagtgaattaataaaaatcaattttcagAGAGCTGTACGTCAATCCAGAAACCGGGGAGGTGTACAAAGAAGGAGACTTAATCAAAGACCCGTTGTTCGCGCAAACCCTGGACCGTATAGCGGAGGAGGGCCCGGAGGCGATTCACAACGGATCCATGACGGCCTCGCTGGCCCGAGATATACAAGGCTTCGGGGGTATCGTCACAGAGGACGATCTCAGGAATTACCAGTGAGTTCATTGTGAATAGAACCTTGcaaattaaatttcaaaataactttttaagggcctgtttcaccacttcctaataagtgccggataggctatccataatAGTTTATATGATAGATAAATTATGGAGTATCagctgtcagataagttgtgttCAATATCAGGTGGTTTTTTAAATTGTACTGTACCGAATTACTGTACGATCTCCGTCATTTGCCTTTAAACCGATTACTCTGATAGCATAAATTGTCGTCCATTTTTATATCCCTGTTTTATTTAACGAATATCCAACATTTTTAAATGACGTTGGAcgatattcataaataatttaatcttTTAGCGTAGAATGGCAGGATCCAATAACGGTAGAGTTGTCGCCGGAGCGCACCCTGTACACCGTACCGTTGCCGGGCTCGGGTTCGGTTCTGGCCTACATCCTCAACATCCTTAAAGGCTGGGTGGGGACCGGCACCGACGTGGAGGCCTACAGCGGCCTCTACTGGCATCGCATCATAGAGACGTTCAAGTACGCCTACGCCAAACGTACGGGTCTGGGAGACCCCACACGAGTTCACTCGCCGATTAATATACGTGAGGTAATTTAgtgttaaaaatacttatatcaTACAATACTTCTTTAAGCATTATTTACCCTTGAGGAAAAATGAGGgttgtatgtaaattgtaataaagaaCAGTCTATCTGTCGGTCTGTGTATTTTTCGTGGCATCGTATCCTGCAAACGGGCGGATCGATTTTCGGTCTAGTTTTTTATTCTCATAAATCTTTGTCTACcgaaaatcaaaaatattagcCTAATTTTAGTGTTTCGCCGTTAACGTATTAAACAGTAAAAGTTATGTAGAGTTTATATTGTTAACACTGTATGTATATATAGGTGTTTACCATAACATTCGTAACTAATTTAGTTTATACAGCTTCCTTACGGCTGCGAAATTATTGCTTAAATCTTACTGTGTAATGCTGTGATTTGTGAAACAGTTTATTGCTTGACAAAAGCAAAGCAAGTTAAGATGCTATGAATTAGGTATTTACtcgacttacgagttacgaccgtTATATTAGAGTGCCAATAAAGTCTTATCAAATCTCCTTACACcgttttatggtattttttattgttttcacgGTAAATTATGTCTTTATCATAGATAGTCGTgttgcttattattattacattat contains:
- the LOC121733196 gene encoding glutathione hydrolase 1 proenzyme-like; the protein is MGLGGGFLATVYDASTRQVRVLNARERAPAAAYAEMYQNASSTVGGLAVAVPGELRGYGALHEKFGNLEWRELVKPTAELCRKGHRVSEYQGRVLDSYSNVIHEQPSMRELYVNPETGEVYKEGDLIKDPLFAQTLDRIAEEGPEAIHNGSMTASLARDIQGFGGIVTEDDLRNYHVEWQDPITVELSPERTLYTVPLPGSGSVLAYILNILKGWVGTGTDVEAYSGLYWHRIIETFKYAYAKRTGLGDPTRVHSPINIRELQSNLTSESWALPYRSLIDDTRTYNDWRHYGALFEGADDHGTAQVSVVAPDGSAVSVTSTINYIWGAQRRSPSLGFMLNNEMDDFAVPDQVNSYGMPPSPSNMIEPGIQPLSSMVPSIVVNKDGHPDLVIGAAGGTKITTQISLVVMQTLYEKEEYSPVIRRPRLHHQLVPMHIEHEANVDPELLKSLQARGHETTQLGPTAGFAAIVGTLRGPDGFWQTQTDPRRVGSIDGL